One genomic region from Methanomassiliicoccales archaeon encodes:
- the carA gene encoding glutamine-hydrolyzing carbamoyl-phosphate synthase small subunit has translation MATCYLVLEDGTVMEGTGFGHEQTVYGEVVFNTGMTGYQESLTDPSYRGQILIQAYPLIGNYGINPHDFESDRVQVRGYVVRERCLEPTSMYGGERLESFLKRNRVPGIAELDTRALIIKIREKGTPRGAICFEEDVDKVLSKVQSMPYPSESNLVEEVSVKEPQRFEREGLKEVVLIDCGTKQNIVRELRKRFSLTVVPYDTPPRFFREHEVDGVVLSNGPGDPAHPVIQETTVRTLKAIKEDYPIMGVCFGNQLIARAFGGSTFKLKFGHRGVNQPVKYNGRVYITSQNHGFAVDPENLPAELEVSMVNVNDGTVEGLRHKELPIFSAQFHPEACPGPRDTAFLFDEFAKVLEGRG, from the coding sequence ATGGCGACTTGCTACCTGGTGCTCGAGGACGGAACGGTAATGGAGGGCACCGGTTTTGGTCATGAACAAACGGTCTATGGCGAGGTCGTCTTCAACACCGGGATGACCGGCTATCAAGAGAGCCTCACCGACCCCTCTTATCGCGGGCAGATATTGATTCAAGCCTACCCTCTGATAGGCAATTATGGCATCAATCCTCATGATTTCGAGTCCGATCGTGTGCAGGTGCGCGGCTACGTGGTGCGAGAGCGCTGCCTCGAGCCTACCTCCATGTATGGAGGGGAACGCCTCGAGTCCTTCCTTAAAAGGAATCGTGTCCCGGGCATCGCGGAGCTCGATACCCGCGCTCTGATAATTAAAATAAGAGAGAAAGGGACGCCTCGAGGCGCCATCTGCTTCGAGGAGGATGTGGACAAGGTGCTGAGCAAGGTGCAGAGCATGCCTTATCCCTCCGAGTCGAACCTGGTGGAAGAGGTGAGCGTCAAGGAGCCGCAGCGCTTCGAGCGCGAAGGCCTCAAGGAAGTGGTGCTCATCGATTGCGGCACCAAGCAGAATATCGTGCGCGAGCTGAGGAAGCGCTTCTCCTTGACGGTGGTACCATATGACACCCCGCCGCGCTTCTTCCGCGAGCATGAGGTGGATGGAGTGGTGCTCTCCAATGGGCCAGGGGATCCCGCTCATCCCGTGATACAGGAGACTACGGTGCGCACCCTCAAGGCGATAAAGGAGGACTATCCCATAATGGGCGTCTGCTTCGGGAACCAGCTCATCGCCCGAGCCTTCGGGGGAAGCACCTTCAAGCTCAAGTTCGGGCATCGCGGCGTGAATCAGCCAGTCAAGTACAATGGCAGAGTGTACATAACCTCGCAGAATCACGGCTTCGCCGTGGACCCTGAGAACCTCCCTGCAGAGCTGGAGGTCTCGATGGTCAACGTGAACGACGGCACGGTGGAAGGCTTGCGCCACAAAGAGCTGCCCATCTTCTCAGCCCAGTTCCATCCGGAAGCTTGCCCAGGGCCCAGGGACACGGCGTTCTTGTTCGATGAATTCGCCAAGGTGCTGGAGGGGAGGGGATGA
- a CDS encoding histidine kinase N-terminal 7TM domain-containing protein, with product MSPSQVLVSVLLPVAISCLLLAMYTWRNREEPGAEAFVVVMLAGAGLCAANLGEAFAATFPGKMIWNNLSYLPLTLIPTAFFLLAMSYTGRERYLTKRNIALLCIMPCFTILMVWTNDLHHWYYSWIGLTTTDDLTYPIREYGILSWAWMYYAYLLLLIGSMLLVGLYFGTPKRKRGQIGLVTLGGLVGWSGNYVYLNLNPFPFLDTTSVAVFTAGMLVFLGIYRYRLFDITPIARMVTFDRMKHGVIVTDRKGRVVDANGAALTLMRSDASEVIDSPLTEAFARRPELLEAIAMNHAVSEVDLRWGDCPLIVEMHVHPVYEFNGARGGSIIVLEDVTEQRHAEYELRLTQEKLDMLNSITAHDIMNRVMVIRGYVTLLEGFISDAKGKEHLSKIAHATESIQRLVRFSKDYQAGKVSAMAWRSPYTMLYQVSAQLETSLIELDPSLHRVELYADALLEKVFYNIIENSLRHGGKVTKIRAWAQQNDGHLSLIIQDDGIGIPLQDKEKIFQQGYGRNNGYGLFFSRELASVMGFSIEENGVPGEGARFEIRVPQNKFRWKGAVMMEDSAP from the coding sequence GGCTGGTCTCTGCGCTGCTAATTTAGGGGAAGCGTTCGCGGCCACGTTCCCTGGCAAGATGATATGGAACAATCTCTCCTACCTCCCGCTCACTCTCATTCCCACGGCCTTCTTCCTCTTGGCCATGTCTTATACAGGCAGGGAGCGCTATCTCACGAAGAGGAACATAGCGCTACTCTGCATAATGCCGTGCTTCACCATACTCATGGTCTGGACCAACGACCTGCATCATTGGTACTATTCATGGATCGGCCTCACCACCACGGACGACCTAACTTATCCCATAAGAGAATATGGCATCCTCAGCTGGGCATGGATGTACTATGCCTATCTCCTCCTGCTCATAGGAAGCATGCTCCTCGTAGGCCTCTACTTCGGCACGCCCAAGAGGAAGAGGGGGCAGATTGGTTTGGTCACCCTGGGAGGGCTGGTAGGCTGGAGCGGGAACTATGTCTACCTTAATCTGAACCCCTTCCCCTTTCTGGACACCACTTCCGTGGCGGTGTTCACCGCGGGGATGCTGGTCTTCTTGGGCATCTATCGCTACCGCCTCTTCGACATCACGCCCATCGCTCGCATGGTCACCTTCGACCGCATGAAGCATGGAGTGATCGTGACCGACCGCAAGGGAAGGGTGGTAGATGCCAACGGGGCCGCTCTGACTCTGATGCGCTCGGACGCCTCCGAGGTCATCGACTCTCCGCTCACTGAGGCTTTCGCCCGGCGGCCCGAGCTGCTCGAGGCCATAGCCATGAACCATGCTGTCAGCGAGGTGGACTTGCGCTGGGGCGACTGCCCTCTAATCGTGGAGATGCACGTGCATCCAGTGTACGAGTTCAATGGCGCGAGGGGAGGGAGCATCATCGTCTTGGAGGACGTCACTGAGCAACGTCACGCGGAATATGAGCTTCGCTTGACACAGGAGAAGCTGGACATGCTGAACAGCATAACTGCGCACGACATCATGAACCGCGTCATGGTCATCAGAGGCTATGTAACCCTCCTGGAGGGCTTCATCTCGGACGCTAAGGGCAAGGAGCATCTCAGCAAGATAGCCCATGCCACGGAGTCCATACAGCGGCTGGTCCGGTTCTCCAAGGATTATCAGGCGGGAAAGGTCTCGGCCATGGCCTGGCGCTCCCCTTACACCATGCTCTACCAGGTCTCCGCCCAGCTGGAGACATCCCTAATTGAGCTCGATCCCTCCCTGCACAGGGTGGAATTATATGCGGATGCCCTGTTGGAGAAGGTCTTCTACAACATCATCGAGAATTCCCTGCGGCACGGAGGGAAGGTGACAAAGATTCGGGCCTGGGCGCAGCAGAACGATGGGCATCTGAGCCTCATCATTCAGGACGACGGCATAGGCATACCCTTGCAGGATAAGGAAAAGATATTCCAACAGGGATACGGACGCAACAACGGCTACGGGCTGTTCTTCTCGCGCGAGCTGGCCTCGGTCATGGGCTTCTCCATCGAGGAGAATGGCGTGCCTGGAGAGGGGGCCAGGTTCGAGATCCGCGTGCCCCAGAACAAGTTCCGTTGGAAAGGAGCTGTGATGATGGAGGATTCGGCTCCCTGA